Proteins found in one Enterococcus sp. 9D6_DIV0238 genomic segment:
- a CDS encoding MurR/RpiR family transcriptional regulator, producing the protein MLDLLDFLHFLNTNKRDTTYARIIIYLLNHSKEIQTLTITEIAERCFVSPATLTRFCRHFGITNFAVLRDSLASLSMMKKHNGLRMKEQELIDLKNDPKEYLISYGKEINTAINDVLQTIDIEEVDHILDDIQQAEEVVLIGYSSTLELAKELQTSFLLSQKLVFVGETEETQQSLVADLKETSVVIVISSYGSLLNKSSDLMRRISDSPAKSILLTQHTQNTLTYLFDLSVNVTTTNYVRIGNYPLMFYLDYLVRRYASLYQ; encoded by the coding sequence ATGCTCGATCTACTTGATTTCCTGCATTTTTTAAATACAAATAAACGTGATACAACCTATGCCCGAATCATCATCTATCTACTGAACCATTCAAAAGAAATCCAAACATTGACGATCACTGAAATCGCTGAACGTTGCTTCGTTTCACCGGCAACACTGACACGGTTTTGCCGCCATTTTGGTATTACCAATTTTGCTGTATTACGTGACTCATTAGCCTCATTGAGCATGATGAAAAAGCATAACGGACTAAGAATGAAAGAACAAGAGTTGATCGATCTAAAAAATGATCCTAAAGAGTATCTGATTTCTTATGGAAAAGAAATCAATACAGCAATAAATGACGTTCTTCAAACAATAGATATCGAGGAAGTCGATCACATTTTAGATGATATTCAACAGGCCGAAGAAGTTGTGCTGATCGGCTATAGCTCAACGCTAGAGTTAGCCAAAGAATTACAAACTTCGTTTTTACTTAGTCAGAAGCTGGTCTTTGTAGGCGAAACAGAAGAAACACAACAGTCACTTGTCGCGGACTTAAAAGAAACTTCTGTAGTGATCGTGATTTCTTCTTACGGCTCTTTGCTAAATAAAAGCAGTGATCTTATGAGAAGAATCAGTGACAGTCCAGCAAAATCGATTCTCTTAACACAACATACACAAAATACATTGACCTATTTATTTGATTTATCTGTCAATGTGACCACAACAAACTATGTTCGGATCGGAAACTACCCTTTGATGTTTTATTTGGATTATCTGGTTCGGCGGTATGCTAGCTTATATCAGTGA
- a CDS encoding family 1 glycosylhydrolase, with protein sequence MRRAEFLWGGSIAAHQCEGAWDQDGKGIGIMDLVTQGTYEEPREICQTIEPGKRYPSHEGIDFYHRYKEDIALFAEMGFKALRISIDWSRIYPKGNEQEPNLLGIQFYQNVVDELLKHGIEPIVTLYHFEMPVHLVREYGSWVNPKVVDFYLNYCQTMFEALKGKVRYWVTFNEMNHIDPQTEASDIFTYIIAGLKYTEMDNKKQTLARISYNMTLASVKAVKLARIVDPENQIGCVFGLTPAYPLNCDPQNVMNSFKETDREFYQIDAMCMGRFPEYKLKEYQTQGIELVISEEDAVAFAEGKLDFIGLNYYSSSVAHYEGDDENEETLFGGTQNPYLEQSKWGWAIDPTGLRYLLNYIYRRYSLPIIITENGLGAVDQLEADGTIQDDYRIEYVQKHLEQMEKAIVEDYVDCFGYLMWGPIDLVSATTGEMKKRYGFIYVDKNDDQTGSLARMKKKSFTWYQEMIAAKPKF encoded by the coding sequence ATGAGAAGAGCTGAGTTTTTATGGGGCGGCAGTATTGCCGCTCATCAATGCGAAGGTGCGTGGGATCAAGATGGCAAAGGAATCGGCATCATGGACCTAGTGACTCAAGGAACGTATGAGGAGCCGCGTGAAATCTGTCAAACAATAGAACCAGGTAAACGATACCCATCGCATGAAGGAATCGATTTTTATCATCGATATAAAGAAGACATTGCGCTATTTGCGGAAATGGGCTTCAAGGCATTACGTATTTCGATCGATTGGTCAAGGATTTATCCAAAAGGGAATGAACAAGAACCAAATCTATTAGGGATTCAGTTTTATCAAAATGTTGTCGATGAATTATTAAAGCATGGTATTGAGCCGATTGTGACGTTGTATCATTTTGAGATGCCTGTTCATTTAGTGAGAGAATATGGCTCATGGGTCAATCCTAAAGTAGTCGATTTCTATTTGAACTATTGCCAAACGATGTTTGAAGCATTGAAAGGCAAAGTGCGTTACTGGGTGACCTTCAACGAGATGAATCATATCGATCCGCAGACGGAGGCTTCTGACATTTTTACCTATATCATTGCTGGCTTGAAGTATACAGAGATGGACAATAAAAAACAAACACTGGCAAGGATCAGTTATAATATGACCTTAGCAAGTGTTAAAGCGGTTAAACTTGCTCGTATAGTTGATCCTGAAAATCAGATAGGGTGTGTTTTTGGTTTGACGCCTGCGTATCCATTGAACTGTGATCCGCAAAATGTGATGAATTCATTTAAGGAAACAGATCGAGAATTTTATCAGATCGATGCAATGTGCATGGGGAGATTTCCGGAATATAAATTAAAGGAATACCAAACACAAGGAATCGAATTGGTTATTTCAGAAGAAGATGCAGTAGCCTTTGCGGAAGGAAAGCTTGATTTTATCGGACTGAATTATTATTCTTCAAGTGTTGCGCATTACGAAGGTGATGATGAAAATGAAGAGACTCTGTTCGGTGGTACTCAAAATCCTTATTTAGAGCAAAGCAAATGGGGCTGGGCGATTGATCCTACTGGATTGCGTTACTTATTGAATTACATTTATCGCCGTTACAGTTTACCGATCATCATTACTGAAAATGGCTTGGGAGCAGTTGATCAGCTTGAAGCAGATGGAACGATCCAAGATGATTATCGAATCGAATATGTCCAAAAGCATTTAGAGCAAATGGAAAAAGCAATCGTAGAAGACTATGTTGACTGTTTTGGCTATTTGATGTGGGGACCGATCGATTTGGTTAGTGCGACTACTGGAGAAATGAAAAAACGTTATGGATTTATCTATGTGGATAAAAATGATGACCAAACAGGTAGTTTGGCAAGAATGAAGAAAAAATCATTTACATGGTATCAAGAAATGATTGCAGCTAAACCGAAATTTTAA
- a CDS encoding PRD domain-containing protein, producing the protein MKVSQILNNNVAIVSRGDNEVIVYAKGLAFRKKVGQVIHENEIEKTYVLDSNDMLEHFSYLLAHSDASHITLVNQIIAYGEEKLNEKSNDYLSLTLLDHIEFALKRAAKGQFIRSPLTWEVKKFYPQHFEIGMYALDLINEQFQVAFPEDEAVSIALHFVNLQEDKNNLDETIRSMESLRDILSIIQYHFQIKLDEGSLNYMRLMTHLQYFIQRLLTKSNHEESDTILNEQIKSLYKESFECVQKIRVYVQQKYACDLTIDEETYLMLHIHRVTHRSQRERKE; encoded by the coding sequence GTGAAAGTAAGTCAAATTCTAAACAACAATGTTGCGATCGTAAGCAGAGGAGATAATGAGGTCATTGTTTATGCTAAAGGATTAGCGTTTCGAAAAAAAGTCGGACAAGTCATTCATGAAAACGAAATTGAAAAAACCTACGTATTGGATTCTAATGATATGCTTGAGCATTTCAGCTATTTATTAGCTCATTCGGACGCTAGTCATATTACCTTAGTGAATCAAATCATTGCTTATGGCGAAGAAAAATTAAATGAAAAATCAAATGACTATCTAAGTTTGACCTTACTGGATCACATTGAATTTGCATTGAAGCGTGCAGCAAAAGGACAATTTATTCGCAGCCCATTGACTTGGGAAGTAAAGAAATTTTATCCGCAGCATTTTGAGATCGGAATGTATGCTCTTGATTTGATCAATGAACAATTTCAAGTGGCATTTCCAGAAGATGAAGCCGTATCGATCGCTCTTCATTTCGTTAATCTGCAGGAGGATAAGAATAATTTGGACGAAACGATTCGTTCGATGGAAAGTTTAAGAGATATTCTATCGATCATTCAATATCATTTTCAGATCAAATTAGATGAAGGCTCGCTGAACTATATGAGACTAATGACTCATTTGCAATACTTTATTCAACGGCTTCTTACGAAAAGCAATCATGAAGAAAGTGACACGATTTTAAATGAACAAATCAAATCATTATATAAAGAATCGTTTGAATGTGTGCAAAAAATCAGAGTCTATGTTCAACAAAAATATGCCTGTGATCTGACGATCGATGAAGAAACCTATCTCATGCTGCATATCCATCGCGTAACGCATCGGAGTCAAAGAGAGAGGAAAGAATAA
- a CDS encoding tyrosine-type recombinase/integrase, whose protein sequence is MAKRGENIYKRKDGRWEGRYIKERKVDGKIRYGYIYSRKYVDVKKKLMLVKAQTLKSDDLQIAYDGTLGDWLKLWLETIVKPRVKLSTYNGYKSKVQLHILPHIGTILLKELLPTDIDQWLLQLNKQLSSSSVHAVHRVLKNALSQALKQELISKNPTLMIELPKLEKQRVKAFSKQQQKMIKAATIKEEKYLPILIALETGMRIGEISALRWTDIDFSEKTIHIQRTLQRLQVGLGKTALIEGTPKTFQSERVLPLSNQLKEYLTEVKKTSHSPYVVGIKDSCTEPRTITYRFKKLQEELKITPLPFHSLRHTFATRCLELGVNIATISSILGHTSTKMTLDVYTSSFMQDERKAMEKIAAI, encoded by the coding sequence ATGGCTAAAAGAGGGGAAAATATATATAAACGAAAAGACGGACGCTGGGAAGGAAGATATATTAAAGAAAGAAAGGTCGACGGGAAAATCCGCTATGGATATATTTATTCTAGAAAATACGTAGATGTTAAAAAAAAGTTAATGCTTGTAAAAGCTCAAACGTTGAAATCCGATGACTTACAGATCGCGTACGATGGTACATTAGGTGATTGGTTAAAACTTTGGCTAGAAACTATTGTAAAACCTAGGGTTAAGCTGAGTACTTACAATGGCTATAAAAGCAAAGTACAATTACACATATTGCCTCATATAGGAACGATTCTCTTAAAAGAATTATTACCCACTGATATTGATCAATGGTTATTACAATTAAATAAACAGCTTTCTTCGAGTTCTGTGCATGCAGTTCACAGAGTATTAAAAAATGCTCTATCTCAAGCATTGAAACAGGAATTAATAAGTAAAAATCCAACACTCATGATTGAGTTACCCAAATTAGAAAAGCAGAGAGTCAAAGCTTTTTCAAAGCAACAACAGAAAATGATTAAAGCAGCAACTATCAAAGAAGAAAAATATTTACCTATTCTTATTGCTCTAGAAACAGGGATGCGTATTGGCGAAATTAGTGCATTGAGATGGACTGATATTGATTTCTCTGAAAAGACCATTCATATTCAACGAACGTTGCAACGATTGCAAGTTGGCTTAGGAAAAACGGCTCTAATTGAAGGAACACCCAAAACCTTTCAATCAGAAAGAGTCTTACCGTTATCAAATCAACTAAAAGAATATTTGACAGAAGTAAAAAAGACATCACATAGTCCATATGTTGTTGGCATAAAAGATTCATGTACTGAACCAAGGACGATTACTTATCGCTTCAAAAAGTTACAAGAAGAGCTTAAAATCACTCCATTGCCTTTCCACTCTCTGCGTCATACTTTTGCTACCCGTTGTTTAGAGTTGGGTGTAAATATCGCTACGATAAGTTCAATACTTGGGCATACCTCTACAAAAATGACCTTAGATGTTTATACGAGTTCATTTATGCAAGATGAGCGTAAAGCAATGGAAAAAATAGCAGCAATTTAA
- a CDS encoding glycoside hydrolase family 1 protein: MSGFPQNFLWGGATAANQFEGAFLEDGKGWSTADTARYVKENGISMSELLKPTTKADVEFAMNDKEGIYPKRHGIDFYHKYKEDIALFAEMGFKTFRLSISWPRIFPNGDEAEPNEAGLAFYDAVFDECLRYGIEPLVTISHYEFPLGLAFKQNGWESRETIADFERYARVLFNRYKDKVKYWLTFNEINIIGMTGYLSGGILADGHENLLQAQYQAAHHQFIASALAVKACHETIPDAKIGCMLARMEAYPETCNPLDVMESIDSDHNNLFYSDVQIRGYYPSYMNKFFRDHNITIEKEAKDDEILREGTVDFMSFSYYMSSIASHEKDGDTTGGNLLGSKKNPYLKASDWGWQIDPVGLRVTLHKLYDRYQVPLFIVENGLGAKDVVEADGSIHDSYRIDYLRSHIEQMEQAIDEGVDLMGYTPWGCIDLVSASTSEMSKRYGFIYVDLDDEGNGSLARSRKDSFYWYKKVIETNGADLA, encoded by the coding sequence ATGAGCGGATTTCCACAGAATTTTTTATGGGGCGGTGCGACAGCAGCCAATCAATTTGAAGGTGCATTTTTAGAAGATGGTAAAGGATGGTCAACGGCAGACACTGCCCGTTATGTAAAAGAAAATGGCATTAGTATGTCGGAGTTGCTGAAACCAACAACTAAAGCGGATGTTGAGTTTGCGATGAATGACAAAGAAGGAATTTATCCTAAAAGACATGGGATCGACTTTTATCATAAATACAAAGAAGATATCGCATTATTTGCTGAAATGGGATTTAAGACCTTTCGTTTATCGATTTCATGGCCGCGGATTTTTCCGAATGGCGATGAGGCAGAACCGAATGAAGCGGGCTTAGCATTTTATGACGCGGTTTTTGATGAATGCTTGCGTTATGGGATCGAGCCGCTTGTTACGATTTCTCACTATGAATTTCCTTTAGGTTTAGCCTTCAAGCAAAATGGCTGGGAGAGTCGTGAAACGATTGCTGATTTTGAACGCTATGCCCGTGTTTTATTTAATCGTTATAAAGACAAAGTAAAATACTGGTTGACATTTAATGAAATCAACATTATCGGAATGACGGGTTATCTAAGTGGCGGAATCTTAGCTGACGGACATGAAAACTTATTACAGGCTCAATATCAAGCAGCACATCATCAATTTATTGCGAGTGCTCTAGCAGTCAAAGCCTGTCATGAAACCATACCAGATGCAAAAATCGGGTGTATGTTAGCAAGAATGGAAGCTTATCCTGAAACATGTAATCCTTTGGATGTCATGGAAAGTATCGATAGCGACCACAATAATCTATTTTATTCTGATGTTCAAATTCGCGGTTATTATCCAAGTTATATGAATAAATTTTTCCGTGATCATAATATCACGATCGAAAAAGAAGCAAAAGATGATGAAATCCTTAGAGAAGGAACCGTTGATTTTATGTCCTTTAGCTATTATATGAGCAGCATTGCTTCTCACGAAAAGGATGGAGATACAACGGGTGGAAACTTACTAGGCTCTAAGAAAAATCCTTATTTAAAAGCTAGCGATTGGGGGTGGCAGATCGATCCAGTTGGTCTGCGTGTGACATTGCATAAGCTTTATGATCGCTATCAAGTACCATTATTCATTGTAGAAAATGGGTTGGGTGCTAAAGATGTCGTTGAAGCAGATGGCAGTATCCATGATAGCTATCGTATCGATTATTTAAGAAGTCATATCGAACAGATGGAACAAGCGATCGATGAAGGCGTTGATTTGATGGGCTACACACCATGGGGCTGTATCGATTTAGTCAGTGCCAGCACGAGTGAAATGTCTAAACGATATGGTTTTATCTATGTTGATTTAGATGATGAAGGAAACGGGTCACTTGCACGTTCAAGAAAAGATTCATTTTATTGGTATAAAAAAGTCATCGAAACAAATGGTGCAGATTTAGCTTAG
- a CDS encoding beta-glucoside-specific PTS transporter subunit IIABC — translation MNYQTFNEDIIRLVGGKDNIQAVVHCMTRLRFTLKDRSKAQTEELKALDGVIDVVSNNVAYQIIIGTHVNEVHAELISMLGLSPVTDDEKGSDAKKNPLKAIMDLLSETMTPVIEPIIASGLLAGFLSLFSITGLISADSPTYQLLDSIRSSVFFFLPIFIAMSCAKRLKASPYLAVALAAVLVSSSINDVAGLSIFGIKLPQMVYANSFIPIILAVWFMGQLTVLLNKYVPKFLQYFLNPLLIMVICLPVTLLIFGPIGIWIGDGIGWFFEVLHNTFGSWIVVMLYAALQPFLIMLGAGNFMMPLALNFVNKMGYDPIFLAAATISDIAVSGAMLGYFLRAKDAKQKQLFGTVSFSALMGVTEPAIYGAFIKFRRPFIAVMIGGGLGGLFAGLMKVKTYSIVWGLMGLPSYADNQDISNLVFMIISVVIGFVGAAIAAFVLGIPQEDKEAEKVSEMTDVVENGTSLKKVPLGSVVEGKIVPLAEVNDQAFSTGALGKGLGIIPANDQIVAPSDGEISVVFPTKHAIGLKTEQGIEVLIHIGIDTVELDGQFFDTIVKQGDKVKAGQQIATVDFAGIKEAGYDPTVIVVITNTVDYLDVIPAAEDNELEDAACLTVVL, via the coding sequence ATGAACTATCAAACATTTAATGAAGACATTATCAGACTTGTAGGTGGCAAAGACAATATTCAAGCAGTCGTACATTGTATGACTCGGCTAAGATTTACATTGAAAGACCGTTCAAAAGCACAAACAGAGGAGCTAAAAGCCTTAGATGGTGTCATCGATGTTGTATCGAACAATGTCGCTTATCAAATAATCATCGGGACTCATGTCAACGAAGTACACGCTGAACTGATCAGTATGCTGGGCTTATCTCCTGTTACAGATGACGAAAAAGGTAGCGATGCTAAGAAAAATCCTTTAAAAGCTATCATGGATCTTTTATCAGAAACGATGACTCCTGTGATCGAGCCGATCATTGCATCGGGCCTATTAGCCGGTTTTCTATCATTGTTTTCAATCACGGGATTGATTTCAGCAGATAGCCCGACCTATCAATTGTTAGATTCGATCCGTTCTTCAGTATTTTTCTTTTTACCGATTTTTATCGCTATGTCTTGTGCAAAACGTTTAAAAGCAAGTCCGTACTTAGCTGTGGCACTAGCTGCAGTACTTGTTTCAAGTTCGATCAATGATGTGGCAGGGTTGAGTATTTTTGGAATCAAGTTACCGCAAATGGTCTATGCGAACTCGTTCATCCCGATTATTTTAGCGGTTTGGTTTATGGGACAATTGACGGTTCTTTTAAATAAATATGTACCTAAATTTTTACAATATTTTTTAAATCCGTTATTGATCATGGTGATCTGTTTACCTGTAACGCTGTTGATTTTTGGGCCGATCGGGATTTGGATCGGTGATGGTATCGGCTGGTTCTTTGAAGTATTGCACAATACTTTCGGCAGTTGGATCGTTGTGATGTTGTACGCTGCGTTACAACCATTTTTGATCATGCTGGGCGCAGGCAATTTCATGATGCCGCTTGCATTGAATTTTGTAAATAAAATGGGCTATGATCCAATTTTCTTAGCAGCAGCTACGATTTCTGATATTGCTGTTTCTGGTGCTATGTTAGGCTATTTCTTAAGAGCCAAAGATGCCAAACAAAAACAATTATTCGGTACAGTTAGTTTTAGTGCTCTTATGGGTGTTACAGAACCGGCAATTTACGGGGCCTTCATCAAGTTCAGAAGACCTTTCATCGCTGTGATGATCGGTGGTGGTTTAGGTGGTCTGTTTGCTGGATTGATGAAAGTAAAAACATATTCGATCGTTTGGGGCTTGATGGGTCTGCCTTCATATGCGGATAATCAAGATATATCAAACCTAGTTTTTATGATCATTAGTGTCGTGATCGGTTTTGTGGGTGCTGCGATCGCTGCGTTTGTTTTAGGAATTCCGCAAGAAGACAAAGAAGCAGAGAAAGTTTCAGAGATGACCGATGTTGTAGAGAATGGAACCAGCTTAAAGAAAGTGCCATTGGGTAGTGTAGTTGAGGGGAAAATCGTTCCTTTAGCTGAGGTCAATGACCAAGCATTTTCTACGGGAGCTTTAGGTAAAGGATTAGGGATCATTCCCGCGAATGATCAAATCGTAGCACCAAGTGATGGCGAAATTTCAGTTGTTTTCCCAACAAAGCATGCGATCGGATTGAAAACAGAGCAAGGGATCGAAGTATTGATCCATATTGGGATCGATACGGTGGAACTTGACGGACAATTTTTTGATACGATCGTGAAGCAAGGTGATAAAGTAAAGGCAGGCCAACAAATAGCGACAGTTGATTTTGCTGGTATCAAAGAAGCAGGTTATGATCCAACTGTGATTGTAGTCATCACAAATACAGTAGACTATTTAGATGTGATTCCGGCAGCAGAGGACAATGAATTAGAAGATGCTGCTTGTTTGACAGTAGTTCTATAG
- a CDS encoding glycosyl hydrolase family 18 protein, whose translation MKKVFRKNVNVLSLLVLIASSLVLSLSGIASTKVVQAAESPKYRNVMYYGDWSIWGGEENFYPKDIPADQLTHLNFAFLDFDGNGNLKFTDKDAAVGAPVGQDGVQWNSASSGILNAIQDVRAKNPNLKIGVSIGGWSKSGDFSDVAANPTIRANFVNNIAKFIKYTNMDFVDLDWEYPASVREPDKVDNTNDEGTPHAKPADKQNFITLLQEIRTAIDKQGKDLGKTYELSVALPAAQSTLKNGVDVAQLFNVVDFANVMTYDMNGAWTPNSAHHTALYGNPADPNYASGFSVDQTVKYLQANGAPSSKIVIGAAFYTRGWNKVAAGTDTQHPGLFQAAEKNNKDADLSPTYGANNKNPLKSGDGGRAGGVWPYRNIADLKVKSPDLKEYWDDVAKAPYMYSQTTGEFYTYDNTRSIGYKAEYVKNNQLGGVISWMQSQDKTTDTTKRDELTKAIKAGLFGATALPANKTVYADLNVKATIAPYSENGVGYEITIKNNESAGETGDVLTAVEAAFETVKLPKLYIPVNAAETLTAGDYKAGTVTTTNGFVVVDLSSVYDAQQIPQGASYTFRLKSSAAATDVNRISSIELSQRIAKNGAELSRQTIYGGGTVIPDPSDTTPPTVPGNLTAGTITETAATLTWTASTDNVKLAGYKIYRDGVLVGTVSGTTYTDTTLKANTTYSYTVKAYDAAGNLSADSNAVSVKTKESTTPPVSNAWDASKAYNGGEIVTYQGKTYKAKWWTQGNVPGTEEWGPWELIG comes from the coding sequence ATCTTTATCAGGAATTGCTTCAACAAAGGTCGTACAGGCGGCAGAATCTCCAAAATATCGTAATGTCATGTATTATGGTGATTGGTCGATTTGGGGAGGCGAAGAGAATTTTTATCCTAAAGACATTCCAGCAGATCAATTGACTCATTTGAACTTTGCGTTTTTAGATTTTGATGGAAATGGGAATTTGAAATTTACCGATAAAGATGCTGCTGTTGGAGCGCCAGTTGGACAAGATGGCGTGCAGTGGAATAGTGCAAGCTCGGGAATTTTGAATGCTATACAAGATGTTCGTGCAAAAAATCCGAATTTAAAAATCGGTGTATCGATTGGCGGTTGGTCTAAATCAGGAGACTTTTCTGATGTAGCAGCAAATCCAACGATTCGTGCAAATTTTGTAAATAATATTGCCAAATTTATCAAATATACGAATATGGACTTTGTTGATTTGGACTGGGAATATCCTGCTTCAGTTCGTGAACCAGATAAAGTAGATAACACAAACGATGAGGGAACACCTCATGCGAAACCGGCAGACAAGCAAAACTTCATCACATTACTACAAGAAATTCGTACAGCGATCGATAAACAAGGAAAAGACTTAGGAAAAACCTATGAATTATCCGTTGCTTTACCAGCTGCTCAAAGTACGCTAAAAAATGGGGTTGATGTAGCGCAATTATTCAATGTAGTCGATTTTGCAAATGTAATGACGTATGATATGAATGGTGCTTGGACGCCAAATAGTGCCCATCATACTGCTTTATACGGCAATCCGGCTGATCCTAATTATGCTAGTGGTTTTTCTGTAGACCAAACAGTAAAATATCTTCAGGCAAATGGTGCTCCTTCAAGCAAAATCGTCATCGGAGCAGCCTTTTATACACGCGGCTGGAATAAAGTGGCAGCAGGAACTGATACACAGCATCCTGGATTGTTCCAAGCAGCAGAAAAAAATAATAAAGATGCCGATTTATCACCGACTTATGGGGCAAATAACAAAAATCCATTAAAATCTGGTGACGGTGGACGTGCTGGTGGTGTTTGGCCATATCGAAATATTGCTGATTTGAAAGTCAAATCTCCAGACCTGAAAGAATACTGGGATGATGTCGCTAAAGCGCCTTATATGTATAGCCAAACAACAGGAGAGTTTTATACTTACGATAATACTCGTTCTATTGGCTATAAAGCTGAATATGTTAAAAATAACCAGCTGGGCGGTGTGATTTCATGGATGCAATCACAAGATAAAACAACTGATACAACAAAACGTGATGAGCTGACAAAAGCAATCAAGGCAGGATTATTTGGCGCAACAGCGTTACCTGCAAACAAAACAGTCTATGCTGATTTGAATGTGAAAGCAACGATTGCTCCATATAGTGAAAATGGTGTTGGTTACGAAATAACGATCAAAAACAATGAAAGCGCAGGAGAAACAGGAGATGTGTTAACTGCTGTGGAAGCGGCATTTGAAACAGTAAAATTACCTAAACTGTATATTCCAGTCAATGCAGCAGAAACGTTGACTGCTGGCGACTATAAAGCTGGTACAGTGACAACTACTAATGGTTTTGTAGTCGTTGATCTATCTTCTGTTTATGATGCGCAGCAAATACCGCAAGGTGCCAGCTACACATTCCGATTAAAATCAAGTGCAGCAGCAACTGATGTAAATCGCATCAGCAGTATTGAATTATCTCAACGAATTGCTAAAAATGGTGCTGAATTAAGTCGTCAAACAATCTATGGCGGCGGTACAGTGATCCCAGATCCATCAGATACGACACCGCCAACTGTTCCGGGAAATCTTACAGCTGGAACGATCACAGAGACAGCCGCAACATTGACATGGACAGCGTCAACAGATAATGTGAAATTGGCAGGATATAAAATTTATCGTGATGGTGTATTAGTCGGAACAGTTTCTGGTACAACGTATACTGATACAACATTAAAAGCAAATACAACTTATTCATATACAGTGAAGGCTTACGATGCTGCTGGAAACCTTTCAGCAGATAGTAATGCAGTTAGTGTGAAAACCAAAGAAAGTACGACTCCTCCAGTATCAAATGCCTGGGATGCATCAAAAGCCTACAATGGTGGAGAAATCGTGACGTATCAAGGAAAGACCTACAAAGCAAAATGGTGGACACAAGGAAACGTTCCAGGAACAGAAGAATGGGGACCTTGGGAATTGATTGGATAA